The Pseudocalidococcus azoricus BACA0444 genomic interval GGGTTTCTGGGGCGACTAATTTCTGAAATACAGGCTCGGGTGGGGCGAGGGCTTGTCCAGGCCGGAGGATGCCCCAGGCTTGATGAGATCCTAAATGTTGCAATGTTTCTGGGTGATTAAAATCTATGCCATAGCCCAGTTGTTGATAGATTTTGCTCGCTGTATTGGGAATAATCGGGGCGAGTAGATAGGCTGCCAACCGCACCGCCTCTAGAACGGTATAGAGGATTTCAGCAACTTGTTCTAGCGCACCTTTTTTATATAAGCTCCAGGGGGCCTGATCATCGAGATATTTATTCCCTGTGCGGGCCAAGTTCAAGGCGGTTTGACACACCAAGGTGAAGTTTAAGTCTCCATAGGCATTGTTCACCGTTTCTCCCGCCGTTTTACCCAAGATCACCAGGGGATGTTCAGGACTGAGGCTGCCCACATTAATCTCTGGAACCTTGGCCTGGCAGTATTTTCCGGCCATTTTCAAGGTGCGATTCAAAAGATTTCCCAGATCATTGGCTAAATCGGCATTGACAATATTGATAAATCGCGTTTCGGCATAGTCCCCATCCCGGCCAAACTCAATCTCTTTCATGAAGTAATACCGGACAGCATCGGCCCCAAAGTTTGCAATCAGGTCATAGGGATTGAGGGTATTCCCCAAACTTTTCCCCATCTTCTGCCCGTCTTTTGTCAAAAAGCCATGGGCAAAGACCCGGTGTGGGAGAGGCAATTCGGCAGACATTAACATCGCAGGCCAATAGACGGCATGAAAGCGGAGAATATCTTTGCCAATCAGATGTAGGTTAATTGGCCACCAGGTTTTGAGGGCATTTTCTAAGGTCGGGGCCTGGTCGGGTTCCAACAGGGCAGTGACATATCCCAACAGGGCCTCAACCCAAACGTAAATGGTATGGCTAGGATCAACCGGAATGGGAAAGCCCCAGTTCATATTCACCCGAGAAATTGAAAAATCTTGCAGGCCCCCTTCCACAAAGCTGAGGACTTCATTGCGGCGGCTAGGGGGTTGGATAAAGTCTGGCTTGGCCTGGTAGTGGGCTAAGAGTGCTTCTTGATAGCCAGATAGTCGAAAGAAATAATTGCGCTCATCTCGCCATTCCACAGGCCGGTTGATATGGATCGGGCAATGTTGATTGGGCAGTAATTCCCGTTCTTCCTTAAATTCTTCGCAATCTACGCAATACCAACCCTGTTGTTGTCCGAGGTAAATATCCCCCTTTGCCCAAACCCGTTGAAAAAATTCCTCGACAATTTGGGCATGGCGGGGATCCGTAGTGCGGCTAAACCGGTCGTAGTGAATATCCAATTTTTGCCATAGGTCTTGGAAGCCAGCCGCAATTTGATCACAATGGGCCTGGGGGGAGCGGTCTAATTTCTCGGCAGTCCGTTGAATTTTTTGCCCATGTTCATCGGTGCCCGTAATCAACAGAACCTCTGCCCCCTGTAAGCGATAAAACCGGGCTAGAACATCGGCGGCAATCGTGGTGTATGCACTACCAATGTGGGGGAGATCGTTGACGTAATAGAGGGGAGTGGTCAGGGCAAAGCGAGTGGGGCCAGCAGACATGAGCTAAAAATTGCCGTGATTAAGTTTTCTTCGATCCTAGCTTGTTTTGGGCGGGGGCTGCAGATGTGCCTAGGTGGAGAGCAGCGCAAACGCATACCCAAAGAAATAAAGATGGGAATGTACCAAAGAAATGGGATACAAGCCCCGCACTTTAGGGCGGCTTTGTTACAATCGGGACAGGAAATCTGCCACATCGCCAGAGGCTCACGTCTTAGAACGGAGGAACCTGGAGGATCAGGGCAAACAACAGCGGTGGGACACATCGCAAAGAACTCTTGTGGAGGGCAAAGTCTTGAGACTCCCTGTGAAACAAGGAATCCTAGCCCTGCTTTGCACGCAAGCTATAGGGCGGGGAGGATGTCAAAAGAGTGTTTCCTCAACTGGGTCTAATCAGTCGCTCAACTGAATGAGGGGAAAATTATCACTATTGATGGGGAAACAGCGCGTCACACCGACAACTGGGGCGGGAAAAAAGGAGCCATACTGACCAGTCAGAAAAATCAGATGGTGATTGCGTTGGCAAAGCCTGCCGTAGGCGTTGGGAGCACAAACTTTTGCCCAAGCGGTGCGTAGCCATTGGGGAATTAAGCATCAACGCCATTGGGTCTTGGATGTGGCCTTGAGGAAAGGGCATTCATGCATTTGCAAAGACCATACCCCTGAAAACGTTGCTTTGATTCGACATAGAATTCTCAACCTCTTCCGACAAAATCCCTCGACCCAGGTCGGACTGGAGTCAAAACGACCGGGATTAAATTCCCTGTCTTCGGTGTTTCATCTGCCAGCCCCAGAACTGGTATGGACAGTTAAGGTGTCAGCTTGTTATTTGATTTTGGAAATTTGGAGGTTCATTCAGACATGGGACAATCACCAGTGAAAGATTTTTTCAGTGAATAACCC includes:
- the metG gene encoding methionine--tRNA ligase, whose translation is MSAGPTRFALTTPLYYVNDLPHIGSAYTTIAADVLARFYRLQGAEVLLITGTDEHGQKIQRTAEKLDRSPQAHCDQIAAGFQDLWQKLDIHYDRFSRTTDPRHAQIVEEFFQRVWAKGDIYLGQQQGWYCVDCEEFKEERELLPNQHCPIHINRPVEWRDERNYFFRLSGYQEALLAHYQAKPDFIQPPSRRNEVLSFVEGGLQDFSISRVNMNWGFPIPVDPSHTIYVWVEALLGYVTALLEPDQAPTLENALKTWWPINLHLIGKDILRFHAVYWPAMLMSAELPLPHRVFAHGFLTKDGQKMGKSLGNTLNPYDLIANFGADAVRYYFMKEIEFGRDGDYAETRFINIVNADLANDLGNLLNRTLKMAGKYCQAKVPEINVGSLSPEHPLVILGKTAGETVNNAYGDLNFTLVCQTALNLARTGNKYLDDQAPWSLYKKGALEQVAEILYTVLEAVRLAAYLLAPIIPNTASKIYQQLGYGIDFNHPETLQHLGSHQAWGILRPGQALAPPEPVFQKLVAPETPVA